A window of the Anaerolineales bacterium genome harbors these coding sequences:
- a CDS encoding DNA translocase FtsK 4TM domain-containing protein: MRITDSKDELRSSSSDSTPSDAGIGWLILERALRYADDIGGIVLVAAALLTVLGISGGTHGGLIDPWAAFIKRWFGLGAILFPLVMIFGALQLFNRRRGRPVEVRWSQIIALELAIFGLLAIFAFIDGMDLPRAESGHAGGIVGWGIATLLDSLVGGIVSIAALLLLTAGAGVYALRGVLARYALRVQETAERTTLPAAAFPEEEVPEARAARSQSTQTRQPSISQLPRAYRKHFKVEQVVEDRPSKPAVRDERLPPLAMLEAGRAVSVTEKEINLAAGLIEKTLADFGIPVRVVDFKAGPTVTQFAVEPGYVETVAIDGEVRRSKVRVSQISSLASDLALALSAPTLRVEAPVPGRAYVGIEVPNRSPAVVRLRGILESDEFQSAKSPLTIALGRNVSGKAVVGDLASMPHLLIAGTTGSGKSVCITALTTTLAFENSPEDLRFVMIDPKMVELLRFNGLPHLIGKVETDLERITGVLRWCMIEMDRRYRLLEEVKARDIDSYNRKVRRKRNAERLPRIVVMIDELADVMMMAPDQTEQTLVRLAQMARAVGIHLVLATQRPSTDILTGLIKANFPARISFAVASSVDSRVILDGSGAETLLGRGDMLFLSPEAGAPVRLQGVFVSDREIEGLVEYWRNEVGVRYQSEKPPWDDLIARIAMVEERDEIIEQAIALVKEKREASASMLQRGLRIGYPRAARLMDELEELGVVGRPQSGGRTREVLIGMDDDPLMDQVEDEDDDA, from the coding sequence ATGCGTATTACTGATTCGAAGGATGAACTTCGCAGCTCGAGCAGCGATTCGACCCCGTCGGATGCGGGAATCGGTTGGCTGATTCTCGAACGTGCCTTGCGCTACGCCGACGATATTGGAGGTATCGTTCTGGTGGCGGCGGCTCTGCTGACCGTCCTTGGTATCAGCGGAGGGACCCACGGCGGGTTGATCGATCCCTGGGCAGCTTTCATAAAGCGCTGGTTTGGCCTCGGTGCAATCTTGTTCCCGCTGGTGATGATATTTGGTGCGCTGCAGCTCTTCAACCGGCGTAGAGGCCGTCCCGTCGAGGTGAGATGGTCACAAATCATCGCCCTGGAACTGGCGATATTCGGCCTGCTGGCGATCTTCGCTTTCATTGACGGCATGGATTTGCCTCGAGCAGAGAGCGGCCATGCCGGTGGTATTGTGGGTTGGGGGATCGCCACGCTGCTGGATTCACTCGTCGGCGGAATCGTCAGCATCGCAGCGCTGCTGCTGTTGACCGCCGGCGCTGGTGTTTATGCGCTGCGAGGCGTGTTGGCGCGCTATGCGCTGCGCGTGCAGGAGACGGCAGAACGTACGACTTTACCGGCGGCGGCTTTTCCGGAGGAGGAAGTTCCGGAAGCGAGAGCCGCACGTTCGCAGTCAACACAAACGCGACAGCCCTCCATATCTCAACTTCCGCGTGCATACCGTAAGCATTTCAAGGTCGAGCAGGTGGTGGAGGACAGGCCGTCGAAACCTGCAGTGCGAGATGAACGCTTGCCTCCATTGGCCATGCTGGAAGCAGGCCGTGCGGTCAGCGTCACCGAAAAGGAAATCAACCTCGCGGCGGGCCTCATCGAAAAGACGTTGGCGGATTTTGGCATCCCGGTCCGGGTGGTGGATTTCAAAGCCGGACCTACGGTGACCCAGTTTGCCGTCGAACCCGGATACGTCGAGACGGTCGCCATAGACGGGGAAGTACGGCGCAGCAAGGTGAGAGTGTCACAAATCTCTTCCCTGGCGAGCGACCTCGCCCTGGCGCTCTCGGCACCCACATTGCGGGTCGAAGCGCCTGTGCCGGGGCGGGCTTACGTGGGGATCGAGGTGCCAAACCGCAGCCCGGCGGTCGTGCGTCTACGGGGTATTCTCGAATCCGACGAATTCCAATCCGCCAAATCTCCGCTGACGATCGCATTGGGCCGCAATGTTTCCGGTAAGGCGGTCGTCGGCGATCTGGCTTCGATGCCGCACTTGTTGATCGCCGGTACCACGGGTTCCGGCAAGTCGGTGTGCATCACCGCCTTGACGACCACCCTGGCGTTCGAAAATTCGCCGGAAGACCTGCGCTTCGTGATGATCGATCCCAAAATGGTCGAACTGCTGCGCTTCAACGGGTTGCCGCACCTTATCGGCAAGGTTGAAACTGATTTGGAACGCATCACCGGGGTGCTGCGTTGGTGTATGATCGAGATGGATCGCCGTTATCGTCTGCTGGAGGAGGTAAAGGCGCGTGACATCGATTCCTACAATCGAAAAGTCAGGCGCAAACGGAATGCGGAGCGTCTGCCGCGCATCGTGGTGATGATCGATGAACTCGCCGATGTGATGATGATGGCTCCCGATCAAACGGAACAAACCCTGGTGCGTTTGGCCCAGATGGCGCGTGCGGTCGGAATTCACCTTGTGCTGGCGACGCAACGGCCGAGCACCGACATCCTCACCGGCCTGATTAAAGCCAATTTCCCGGCAAGGATTTCGTTCGCGGTAGCGTCCAGCGTCGATTCGCGCGTCATTCTGGACGGCTCTGGTGCGGAAACGCTGCTGGGCCGCGGCGATATGCTCTTCCTGTCGCCCGAAGCGGGAGCGCCGGTACGCCTGCAGGGCGTTTTCGTCAGCGATCGCGAGATCGAAGGTCTGGTGGAGTACTGGCGCAATGAGGTGGGCGTACGCTACCAGAGCGAAAAACCGCCCTGGGACGATTTGATCGCACGCATCGCCATGGTCGAGGAGCGCGATGAAATCATCGAACAGGCGATCGCGCTCGTCAAGGAAAAGCGAGAAGCCAGCGCCTCCATGCTGCAGCGCGGCTTGCGTATCGGCTATCCCCGCGCAGCCAGATTGATGGACGAACTCGAGGAATTGGGCGTGGTGGGACGTCCACAATCGGGCGGCCGCACGCGCGAGGTACTCATCGGCATGGACGACGATCCGCTCATGGATCAAGTCGAGGATGAGGACGACGATGCTTGA
- a CDS encoding S1 RNA-binding domain-containing protein gives MDEGLDNERMGGPPQMDESWWSAVLQDEGRYQSADRERSPQTKCDKTDNVGDAQDWTWAKDLYERDDTVNLNVIGYNRGGLLVEARSLRGFIPVSHLVDVQQDTDNDDFSELLESIVGSELTLKVIEFEPERGRLVFSERAALAGPGKRMELLANLKPGECVEGKVTNITRFGVFVDLGGVEGLVHVSELSWGRVRHPCDVVNCGQTLKVHVLSVDRDLGRVALSLKDLLPDPWNAVDSRYHVGEIVEGTVTNVVKFGAFVGIEEGLEGLIHVSELGDGNLLHPRNVVREGEKVRVRIIHIDAEDRRLGLSLRQVSQHDADDDAGEENPDSSADYSSIL, from the coding sequence ATGGACGAGGGTTTGGATAATGAACGAATGGGGGGACCGCCGCAAATGGACGAATCTTGGTGGTCGGCAGTGCTGCAGGATGAAGGACGTTATCAATCGGCGGATCGAGAACGCTCGCCTCAAACAAAGTGCGATAAAACGGACAACGTAGGCGACGCGCAGGATTGGACCTGGGCGAAAGATCTCTACGAGCGGGACGACACCGTCAATTTGAACGTCATCGGCTATAACCGCGGCGGATTGCTCGTCGAGGCTCGAAGTCTGCGCGGCTTCATTCCGGTCTCTCATCTCGTCGACGTTCAGCAGGATACCGATAACGATGACTTTAGCGAACTGCTCGAGAGCATCGTAGGCAGTGAATTAACACTGAAGGTGATCGAGTTCGAACCAGAGCGAGGACGCCTCGTGTTTTCGGAACGCGCCGCGCTGGCCGGACCTGGAAAACGGATGGAATTGCTCGCAAATCTCAAGCCGGGAGAATGCGTGGAAGGGAAGGTCACGAACATCACCCGCTTCGGGGTCTTTGTGGACCTGGGCGGCGTCGAGGGTCTGGTCCATGTTTCCGAATTATCATGGGGCCGGGTGCGGCATCCATGTGATGTCGTCAATTGCGGTCAGACCTTAAAAGTTCACGTTCTCTCGGTCGATCGGGATCTGGGCCGGGTTGCTCTGAGTTTGAAAGATCTGCTTCCCGACCCATGGAATGCTGTCGATAGTCGTTATCATGTCGGCGAAATCGTCGAGGGGACGGTAACCAACGTGGTCAAATTCGGGGCTTTCGTTGGCATCGAAGAAGGTTTGGAAGGCTTGATCCACGTCTCTGAACTGGGAGACGGCAACTTGCTGCACCCTCGCAACGTCGTGCGCGAGGGCGAAAAAGTGCGGGTTCGAATCATCCACATCGACGCAGAGGATCGTCGTTTGGGTTTGAGCTTACGGCAGGTGTCCCAACACGATGCTGATGATGATGCTGGCGAAGAAAACCCAGACTCCTCCGCGGATTATTCCTCAATCCTCTAG